A section of the Stenotrophomonas sp. 364 genome encodes:
- a CDS encoding ABC transporter ATP-binding protein, translating to MPASPAAGAPGQKNPSLRERFQAMRNLPPFLRQVWQTSPALASASLGLRLIRALLPVAMLYVGKLIIDAALHLSQHEAGFPPFGEALSSGLLNPLLGLLALEFGLAIVSDLLGRAVNYADSLLSELFTNVTSVRLMEHAAELDLEDFEDPDLQDKLDRARRQTMGRMNLMSQLFGQVQDAITVASLAVGLLVYAPWLILLLAVALVPAFIGESHFNAAGYSLNFQWTPERRQLDYLRQIGASVETAKEVKIFNLHRFLIERYKYLADKFFHANRALARKRAFWGTLLAALGTLGYYTAYAYIAWRTVRGDFSIGDLTFLAGSFLRLRQLLEGLLIGFSQVAGQALYLDDLFSFFQIQPEIHSRTDAVAIPQPITQGFVFENVGFRYPDAESWAVRHLDFELRAGEVLALVGENGAGKTTLVKLLARLYDPDEGRILLDGRDLRDYDLDDLRANMGVIFQDFVRYNLSAGENIGVGLVEAMTDDARIRDAARRGMADEVINALPNGYEQLIGRRFKQGVDLSGGQWQKIAIARAYMRDAQVMILDEPTAALDARSEFEVFQRFKELSDNRTAVLISHRFSSVRMADRILVLADGRIEASGTHAELMTQGGRYAELFELQAAGYR from the coding sequence ATGCCTGCCTCCCCCGCTGCCGGTGCGCCCGGCCAGAAGAATCCCAGCCTGCGCGAACGTTTCCAGGCGATGCGCAACCTGCCCCCGTTCCTGCGCCAGGTGTGGCAGACAAGCCCCGCCCTGGCCAGCGCCAGCCTGGGCCTGCGCCTGATCCGTGCGTTGCTGCCGGTGGCGATGTTGTACGTGGGCAAATTGATCATCGACGCGGCCCTGCACCTGAGCCAGCACGAGGCCGGCTTCCCGCCGTTCGGCGAGGCGTTGTCCAGCGGCCTGCTCAACCCCTTGCTCGGTCTGCTGGCGCTGGAGTTCGGCCTGGCGATCGTCTCCGATCTGCTGGGCCGCGCGGTCAACTACGCCGACAGCCTGCTCTCGGAACTGTTTACCAACGTCACCAGCGTGCGGCTGATGGAACATGCCGCCGAGCTGGACCTGGAAGATTTCGAAGACCCCGACCTGCAGGACAAACTGGACCGCGCGCGGCGCCAGACCATGGGCCGGATGAACCTGATGAGCCAGCTGTTCGGCCAGGTGCAGGACGCCATCACCGTGGCCAGCCTGGCGGTGGGCCTGCTGGTGTACGCGCCGTGGCTGATCCTGTTGCTGGCCGTCGCGCTGGTGCCGGCTTTCATCGGCGAATCGCATTTCAACGCGGCCGGTTACTCGCTCAATTTCCAGTGGACGCCCGAACGCCGCCAGCTGGACTACCTGCGCCAGATCGGGGCCAGCGTGGAAACCGCCAAGGAGGTGAAGATCTTCAACCTCCACCGGTTCCTGATCGAGCGCTACAAGTACCTGGCCGACAAGTTCTTCCACGCCAACCGCGCACTGGCGCGCAAGCGTGCGTTCTGGGGCACGCTGCTGGCCGCGCTGGGCACACTGGGCTACTACACCGCCTACGCCTACATCGCCTGGCGCACTGTGCGCGGCGACTTCTCCATCGGCGACCTCACCTTCCTGGCTGGGAGCTTCCTGCGCCTGCGCCAGCTGCTGGAGGGCCTGCTGATCGGGTTCTCGCAGGTGGCCGGCCAGGCGCTGTACCTGGACGACCTGTTCTCGTTCTTCCAGATCCAGCCCGAAATCCACTCGCGTACCGACGCCGTGGCGATCCCGCAGCCGATCACCCAGGGCTTTGTGTTCGAGAACGTCGGCTTCCGCTACCCCGATGCCGAATCGTGGGCGGTGCGCCACCTGGACTTCGAATTGCGTGCCGGCGAAGTGCTGGCCCTGGTGGGCGAAAACGGGGCCGGCAAGACCACCTTGGTGAAGCTGCTGGCGCGCCTGTACGACCCCGACGAGGGCCGCATCCTGCTCGACGGGCGTGACCTGCGCGACTACGACCTGGACGACCTGCGCGCCAACATGGGGGTGATCTTCCAGGACTTCGTGCGCTACAACCTGAGCGCAGGCGAGAACATCGGCGTGGGCCTGGTCGAGGCGATGACCGACGATGCACGCATACGCGATGCCGCCCGCCGCGGCATGGCCGACGAGGTCATCAACGCGCTGCCCAACGGCTACGAACAGCTGATCGGCCGCCGCTTCAAACAGGGCGTGGATCTGTCCGGCGGGCAGTGGCAGAAGATCGCCATCGCGCGGGCCTACATGCGCGACGCGCAGGTGATGATTCTGGATGAGCCCACCGCCGCGCTGGACGCGCGCAGCGAATTCGAGGTATTCCAGCGCTTCAAGGAACTGTCCGACAACCGCACCGCGGTGTTGATCTCCCACCGGTTCTCGTCAGTGCGCATGGCCGACCGCATCCTGGTGCTGGCCGACGGCCGGATCGAGGCCAGCGGCACCCATGCCGAGCTGATGACCCAGGGCGGCCGCTATGCCGAACTGTTCGAGCTGCAGGCCGCTGGTTACCGCTGA